The DNA sequence GGTTCAAAAAGTTTTGTACCAACAATCAATATAAAAGTTACAGACTTTATTTTACCAAATGAAGGTGTTTATGCAACAAGAACTATTATAAATGAAAAAAAATATAATTCAGTAACTTTTTTAGGGCATAGAATTACAACTGATGGAAGTTTCGCAGTTGAAACTCATATATTAGAAGAAGATATCAAAAATATGTATAATCTGGTACAAATAATATTCATAGAAAAGATAAGAGAAAATCAAAAATTTGAAAAATTTGAAGACTTAAAAGTACAAATCATTAAAGATATAGATCAAGCAAAAATAATTTTAAACTAATAAAATTATTTGATAAATAGTTATTAAACTTCATTTAGATAAAATAAATACATGACAGATAAGGTATTTGAAAAATCAATCAGCAAACAATTTGAATTTGACGAAGAAGTAGCATCAGTATTTGATGATATGCTTAATCGTTCAGTTCCTTTCTACAAAGAAATGCAAAGACTTACTATAAACTTTGCAGTAAACTTTCTTGATGAAAAAGATAAAGTATATGATTTAGGTTGTTCTACTGCATCAACACTTATAGAGCTTAGTAAGCACTCTGCACCAAATTTAGAACTTATTGGAGTAGATAACTCTGAGGCAATGCTAAATCGTGCAAGAAAAAAATCAAAAGCATTTGGTGTTGATATTAAATTTATAAATGATGATTTACATAATATTTCTTATGATGATGCAAAACTAATTATTTCTAATTATACTTTACAATTTATTCGTCCACTTCAAAGAGAAAAATTAGTAAAAAAAATCTATAATAACCTACGAAAAGAAGGAATATTTATTTTTAGTGAAAAAGTAATTTCATCTAATAAAATTCTAGATAAACAATATATCGATGAATATTATGAATTTAAAAAAACACAAGGTTATAGTGAATTTGAAATTTCTCAAAAAAGAGAAGCATTAGAAAATGTTTTAATACCTTACACTGAAGAAGAAAATAAAAAAATGATACTTGATGCAGGATTTGACCACTGTGAAACACTTTTTAAGTGGGTAAACTTTGCTACATTTATTGCAATAAAGAAATAATATACAAAAGGGAAACTATATGTTAAAAATTGGACAAACTGCACCAAGTTTTTGTGCACTGAACCAAGATGATATTGAAATTTGTTCAAGGGATTTGTTAGGGAAATGGATTGTTTTATACTTTTATCCAAAAGATTTAACTCCAGGATGTACAACTCAAGCTTGTGACTTTACAGAAAAGGAAGCCGAGTTTGACAATTTAGATGCAATTATTCTAGGAGTAAGTCCAGACGATACCGAAAAACATAGAAAATTTATAGAGAAAAAAGAACTATCAATAACATTATTATCTGATACAGAAAAAAAGATGTGTGAAGACTATGGGGTATGGCAATTAAAAAAATTCATGGGAAAAGAGTAT is a window from the Arcobacter sp. LA11 genome containing:
- the cmoA gene encoding carboxy-S-adenosyl-L-methionine synthase CmoA, whose translation is MTDKVFEKSISKQFEFDEEVASVFDDMLNRSVPFYKEMQRLTINFAVNFLDEKDKVYDLGCSTASTLIELSKHSAPNLELIGVDNSEAMLNRARKKSKAFGVDIKFINDDLHNISYDDAKLIISNYTLQFIRPLQREKLVKKIYNNLRKEGIFIFSEKVISSNKILDKQYIDEYYEFKKTQGYSEFEISQKREALENVLIPYTEEENKKMILDAGFDHCETLFKWVNFATFIAIKK
- the bcp gene encoding thioredoxin-dependent thiol peroxidase — its product is MLKIGQTAPSFCALNQDDIEICSRDLLGKWIVLYFYPKDLTPGCTTQACDFTEKEAEFDNLDAIILGVSPDDTEKHRKFIEKKELSITLLSDTEKKMCEDYGVWQLKKFMGKEYMGVVRSTFIINPEGNISAVWEKVNVRKKKTVKGEKIEILHVNEVKEKLQELQAN